The sequence TGGACGAAGTTCTGGAAATCTCCGACCGCGTCACCGTCCTGCGCGGCGGCCGCAAGGTCATCACCGAAGCGACGGCCAACTGCACCACGACCAGGCTGGCGCAGCTGATGGTCGGGCGCGAAATGGTGCTGGGCGGCCTGCGCGAGGCGATGGCGCCGCGCAGCGAACCGGGCCGCATCGTGATCTCGCTTGAAAACGTCTCTGCCACCGATGATCGCGGCCGCGCCGGGCTGATCGAGGCCAGCCTGCCGGTCCGCGCCGGCGAAATCCTCGGCATCGCCGGGGTCGCCGGCAACGGCCAGCGCGAACTCTCCGAAATCCTCACCGGCGTTCGCAAGCCGACCAGCGGCCACATCCTCATCGAGGGCGTCGCGGTCGAGGATCCCTCGCCCGCCCTCTTCCTCGATATCGGCGTCGGCCATATCCCGGAGGACCGGCTGCGCAGCGGCGTGGCGCCCAGCCTCTCGGTCAGCGACAACGCGGTGCTGCGCGCCTACACCGAGCCGCCGATCGCGCAGGGAATCCTGTTCAGGCCGGGCGCCGCCGACACGCTCGCCAGACAGATTGCGGCCGATGCCGAGGTGACGCTGCCGTCGCTGCGCACGCCGATCCGCAACCTTTCCGGCGGCAACCAGCAGCGCCTCGTCGCCCGGCGCGAGATGCGCATCGCCCGCCTCGCCATCGTCGCCGCCTATCCGAGCCGCGGCCTCGATGTCGGGGCGATCTCGACGCTGCTTCGCTACTTGATCGACCTGCGCAATGCCGGCGTGGCGGTCGTGCTGATCTCCGAGGAGCTATCCGAATTGTTCGATGTCACCGACCGCATCGCCGTCATGTTCAAGGGGCGGGTGATGGGCCTGTTCGAGACAAAGGACGCCGATCTCGAGACGGTCGGCCTGCTGATGGGCGGCCAGACGAAGCAGGCCACCGC is a genomic window of Kaistia defluvii containing:
- a CDS encoding ABC transporter ATP-binding protein produces the protein MNDIPALATLEQPVITLEGIGKVFPGVIANADVDFDLRAGEIHALLGENGAGKSTLMNILTGIYRPDSGHIWLDGVAQTFNSPVEAIAAGIGMVHQHFKLVRAFTVAENVHLGWKETPRFAFAQALEARTRDLSERYGLAVRADARIDELSAGEQQRVEILRVLARQARVLILDEPTAVLTPSEARTLFKALRAFKAAGNSVIFISHKLDEVLEISDRVTVLRGGRKVITEATANCTTTRLAQLMVGREMVLGGLREAMAPRSEPGRIVISLENVSATDDRGRAGLIEASLPVRAGEILGIAGVAGNGQRELSEILTGVRKPTSGHILIEGVAVEDPSPALFLDIGVGHIPEDRLRSGVAPSLSVSDNAVLRAYTEPPIAQGILFRPGAADTLARQIAADAEVTLPSLRTPIRNLSGGNQQRLVARREMRIARLAIVAAYPSRGLDVGAISTLLRYLIDLRNAGVAVVLISEELSELFDVTDRIAVMFKGRVMGLFETKDADLETVGLLMGGQTKQATAPTVEAA